In Fusobacterium necrogenes, the following proteins share a genomic window:
- the trbL gene encoding P-type conjugative transfer protein TrbL, producing MNTLTEVLSIFLKAIINIPDNLKNISLGLLCVFTIIDITLEVFNLEETDWNKYIIKKVFRVGILIYLITNWSWLLKEVMLGFLKIGKAAINISVGNKDFIDNPSDIIDLGIDLGFKILDQGSWSAPLTYLVLGIIFLLIIIGFFFLAFSVIITSIEYYFLTGIAIIFLPFGTLKVGENYYTNVFKLVVGCGIKMCILNLIMLISQPIIDNLTMNLGNKTNNFLHAAAVIIILAYIALQIPSMAASLMTGSPALNASAALQTGLAGLRTAVAGVGAAATTIAAGAGAYAGAMGGANSMADKGGMAGSKLGGAIGGIFGPGGVAVGQAIGGAFGTAVGGVAGMASGAAQGAYSSLNKNKGETKTDNKKEDNNANNKATNANNKTTPSNTNGNTDSGSVNTDTGTTPSNTNGNTDSGSVNTDTGTTPSNTNSNTDNGSANTNTGSKLKREDMYSNINHKTKLNGEEI from the coding sequence ATGAATACATTAACTGAAGTTTTAAGTATTTTTTTAAAAGCTATAATTAATATTCCTGATAATTTAAAGAATATATCTTTAGGATTATTATGTGTTTTTACCATAATTGACATAACTTTAGAAGTTTTTAACTTAGAAGAAACAGATTGGAATAAATACATAATAAAGAAAGTTTTTAGAGTAGGAATATTAATATATCTTATAACTAATTGGTCTTGGTTGCTCAAAGAAGTTATGTTAGGATTTTTAAAAATTGGAAAAGCTGCCATAAACATAAGTGTAGGAAATAAAGATTTTATAGATAATCCAAGTGATATAATAGATTTAGGGATAGATTTAGGTTTTAAAATATTAGATCAAGGTAGTTGGTCAGCACCTTTGACTTATTTAGTATTAGGAATAATTTTTCTTCTAATAATAATAGGATTTTTCTTTTTAGCTTTTTCAGTTATAATAACTTCTATAGAATATTATTTTTTAACTGGAATAGCAATAATATTTCTTCCTTTTGGCACTTTAAAAGTAGGAGAGAATTATTATACAAATGTTTTTAAATTGGTAGTTGGTTGCGGAATAAAAATGTGTATATTAAATCTAATAATGCTAATTAGTCAACCAATAATTGATAATTTGACAATGAATTTAGGAAATAAAACTAATAATTTTCTTCATGCAGCAGCAGTAATAATAATACTTGCATATATAGCTTTGCAAATTCCAAGTATGGCCGCTTCATTAATGACTGGTAGTCCTGCATTAAATGCTAGTGCTGCACTACAAACTGGATTAGCAGGATTAAGAACAGCAGTAGCAGGAGTTGGGGCAGCAGCTACAACTATAGCAGCCGGAGCCGGAGCATATGCCGGGGCTATGGGTGGGGCTAACTCTATGGCCGATAAAGGAGGAATGGCAGGAAGTAAACTCGGTGGAGCTATAGGAGGAATTTTCGGTCCCGGTGGTGTAGCAGTTGGACAAGCTATAGGTGGAGCATTTGGAACAGCAGTAGGTGGAGTAGCAGGAATGGCAAGCGGAGCAGCACAAGGAGCTTATTCATCATTAAATAAAAATAAAGGAGAAACTAAAACAGACAATAAAAAAGAAGATAATAACGCTAACAATAAAGCAACAAACGCAAATAATAAAACTACTCCAAGTAATACTAATGGTAATACTGACAGCGGATCAGTAAACACAGATACTGGAACTACTCCAAGTAATACTAATGGTAATACTGACAGCGGATCAGTAAACACAGATACTGGAACTACTCCAAGTAATACTAATAGTAATACTGACAACGGATCAGCAAATACAAATACTGGATCTAAATTAAAAAGAGAAGATATGTACTCTAATATAAACC